In Clarias gariepinus isolate MV-2021 ecotype Netherlands chromosome 1, CGAR_prim_01v2, whole genome shotgun sequence, one DNA window encodes the following:
- the paqr9 gene encoding membrane progesterone receptor epsilon, with protein sequence MWSLPLLRHTDVPPRVTENFILSGYRFPDYSLIQCLVSAFRPTNETGNFWTHFLPIFIFAFNFIEIFEWEGAPTPGEPFFYPAWNYFFGVFYLLLASSMAHLLNSMSLIVREICFFVDYGTISAYTVGSSLAYYYYIHPQAGIPKVGLGKQNISETQSEKEVEPSSAPSHNSSFSFLPFHLFFDNLYIPCSFLVAIICVLTCCNTRQQWRKYRYAVRTLVFLLPFFVSSTPIFYRLFSPSPYPASSFYPSATMATFFYRHCFWLVVSAAFNISKIPERFSPGKFDIWGHSHQWFHCCTFLSILDELHMIKVEIRALLLHPSMVIAPSTDPQLPGPTIYSTFGLMLVLQGCIASIIVWFGWCAYQIYSPVQKGLKEH encoded by the coding sequence ATGTGGTCGCTACCTCTTCTTCGTCACACCGACGTCCCTCCAAGAGTGACAGAGAACTTCATTTTGTCAGGTTACCGCTTCCCTGACTACAGCCTCATACAGTGCCTGGTCTCTGCATTCCGGCCTACTAACGAGACCGGAAACTTCTGGACTCATTTCCTCCCGATATTCATCTTTGCCTTTAACTTTATAGAAATATTCGAGTGGGAAGGAGCCCCAACCCCTGGGGAGCCCTTCTTTTACCCAGCCTGGAACTATTTCTTCGGGGTTTTCTATCTGCTGCTGGCCAGCAGTATGGCTCATCTCCTCAACTCCATGTCATTGATTGTCAGAGAGATCTGCTTCTTTGTGGATTATGGGACCATCAGTGCTTATACAGTTGGTTCATCTTTGGCTTACTATTACTACATTCACCCACAGGCTGGGATACCAAAGGTCGGGCTTGGGAAACAGAATATTTCAGAGACACAGTCGGAAAAGGAAGTCGAGCCTTCCTCAGCTCCATCTCATAACTCTTCTTTCTCCTTCCTGCCTTTTCACTTATTTTTTGATAACCTGTACATCCCTTGCTCCTTCCTGGTGGCCATTATCTGTGTGTTAACCTGTTGCAACACCAGGCAGCAGTGGAGGAAGTATCGCTATGCTGTACGCACTCTTGTTTTCCTTCTGCCCTTCTTCGTATCATCCACACCGATTTTCTACCGGCTCTTCAGTCCATCACCATATCCGGCTTCTTCTTTTTACCCATCAGCTACAATGGCCACCTTTTTCTATCGCCACTGCTTCTGGCTGGTGGTGTCTGCAGCCTTTAACATTAGCAAGATCCCAGAACGTTTTTCTCCTGGAAAGTTTGACATCTGGGGGCACAGTCACCAGTGGTTCCACTGCTGCACCTTCCTCTCCATCCTTGATGAGCTCCATATGATCAAGGTAGAGATCCGAGCCCTGCTGCTTCACCCATCCATGGTCATAGCACCCTCCACAGATCCTCAGCTCCCTGGCCCGACTATTTACTCCACCTTTGGGCTGATGTTGGTGCTACAGGGGTGTATCGCTTCTATTATTGTATGGTTTGGGTGGTGTGCATACCAGATTTATAGTCCTGTGCAGAAAGGCCTGAAGGAACACTGA